Proteins encoded in a region of the Myxococcales bacterium genome:
- a CDS encoding VOC family protein, whose product MFQGLRTLTLQVTDLAAAKAWYTRAMGVAPYFDEPFYVGFNVGGYELGLQPLDPAKAPPPLGDRATTYWGVDDVPAAMAHLSALGAADVSGPENVGDGIVVGTLRDPFGNLFGVIHNPHFTAR is encoded by the coding sequence ATGTTCCAAGGTCTGCGCACGCTCACGCTCCAGGTCACCGATCTCGCCGCGGCGAAGGCCTGGTACACGCGCGCCATGGGCGTCGCGCCTTACTTCGACGAGCCCTTCTACGTGGGCTTCAACGTGGGCGGCTACGAGCTCGGCCTCCAGCCGCTCGACCCGGCCAAGGCGCCCCCGCCCCTCGGCGACCGCGCGACCACCTACTGGGGCGTCGACGACGTCCCCGCCGCGATGGCCCATTTGTCGGCCCTCGGCGCCGCCGACGTCTCCGGCCCCGAGAACGTCGGAGACGGCATCGTCGTGGGCACGCTGCGCGACCCGTTCGGCAATCTCTTCGGCGTGATCCACAACCCGCACTTCACGGCGCGCTGA
- a CDS encoding histidine phosphatase family protein, which produces MRIAIMRHGPAEDYAASGRDYDRVLTPSGRRRVREVAEALAAAGEAPRVLIASPLVRARETAEEVGAALRRALRLPGEVPLLVRAEMSPGRDPLGLVRELFESDSDNAVLIGHEPDLSDVVAELSGRPPSGMLKAMVASFELRADTERGGYTSELRFILDPKTFTFAR; this is translated from the coding sequence ATGCGAATCGCGATCATGCGCCACGGTCCGGCTGAGGACTACGCTGCCTCCGGCCGAGACTACGATCGCGTCCTCACGCCGAGCGGCCGCCGACGGGTCCGCGAGGTCGCCGAGGCGCTCGCTGCGGCCGGGGAGGCCCCACGGGTCCTCATCGCGAGCCCGCTGGTGCGTGCCCGCGAGACCGCCGAGGAGGTCGGCGCCGCGCTCCGCCGCGCGTTGCGCCTGCCGGGCGAGGTGCCCCTCCTGGTGCGCGCCGAGATGTCGCCCGGGCGCGATCCCCTCGGGCTCGTGCGCGAGCTCTTCGAGTCCGACTCGGACAACGCCGTGCTCATCGGGCACGAGCCGGACCTCTCCGACGTCGTGGCGGAGCTCTCGGGGCGTCCGCCGTCCGGGATGCTCAAGGCGATGGTCGCTTCCTTCGAGCTGCGCGCCGACACCGAGCGAGGTGGGTACACGTCCGAGCTTCGGTTCATCCTCGATCCCAAGACCTTCACGTTCGCGCGCTGA
- a CDS encoding alpha/beta fold hydrolase yields the protein MERAITLHSAGARLAGVLRLPDDLAPGARVPALVCCQGFSLVKEVWLPKNAEALNRAGYATLNVDYRGFGESEGEPRCRLVPWAQVDDVRAALTFLETVPEVDPRRLGLFGISLGASVAVGAAGRDDRVRALVAIAGPGDLGRVWASFPDFPRFRDKVRAARRATTSTGEVTYVAVPKLLASDPETCALLVADAPSFPTWRLEITFESLQDLFEFAPEDELPKSRAASLFVYPERDALIARSEMTSLYAKARGEKRLVALPGLAHHEIYNDGPGFEPVMRETLAFLDAHLR from the coding sequence ATGGAACGCGCGATCACCCTCCACTCGGCCGGCGCCCGGCTCGCGGGCGTCCTCCGGCTGCCTGACGACCTCGCCCCCGGCGCGCGGGTCCCCGCGCTCGTGTGCTGTCAGGGATTCAGCCTGGTGAAGGAGGTCTGGCTCCCCAAGAACGCCGAGGCCCTGAACCGCGCGGGGTACGCGACCCTCAACGTCGACTACCGCGGCTTCGGCGAGAGCGAGGGCGAGCCCCGCTGCCGGCTCGTCCCCTGGGCGCAGGTCGACGACGTGCGCGCGGCGCTCACCTTCCTCGAGACCGTGCCTGAGGTCGATCCCCGGCGGCTCGGCCTCTTCGGCATAAGCCTCGGCGCCAGCGTCGCCGTCGGCGCGGCGGGGCGCGACGATCGCGTGCGGGCGCTCGTCGCCATCGCGGGCCCCGGCGATCTCGGCCGCGTGTGGGCGAGCTTCCCCGACTTTCCGCGGTTTCGCGACAAAGTGCGCGCCGCGCGCCGCGCCACCACGAGCACCGGCGAGGTGACGTACGTCGCCGTGCCGAAGCTCCTCGCCTCGGATCCCGAGACCTGCGCGCTCCTCGTCGCCGACGCCCCGAGCTTCCCCACCTGGCGGCTCGAGATCACCTTCGAGTCGCTCCAGGACCTCTTCGAGTTCGCGCCCGAGGACGAGCTGCCCAAGAGCCGCGCCGCCTCTCTCTTCGTCTACCCCGAGCGCGACGCGCTCATCGCGCGGAGCGAGATGACGAGCCTCTACGCGAAGGCGCGGGGCGAGAAGCGGCTCGTGGCGCTCCCCGGCCTCGCGCACCACGAGATCTACAACGACGGCCCGGGGTTCGAGCCCGTGATGCGCGAGACCCTCGCCTTCCTCGACGCGCACCTCCGCTGA
- a CDS encoding carotenoid oxygenase family protein, producing the protein MATAHPTGYLEAEHTPISDELDATDLRVHGELPRELRGLYVRNSPNPQFAPIGKYHWFDGDGMVHGIRFEDGRASYMNRWVRTRGFEAEREAGRALWTGILEPLRPEAMSLPGGPVKDTANTDLVFHRGRLLSLWWLSGTPYELSTRDLSTIGPERFDGKLTGGFAAHPKVDPRTNQLVFFDHSMVRRPYLRYGVVSPEGELVRYEAIPTESPHILHDMAITENYSILLDFPMGWDPERLKAGKRKIAFDRGGRSRFGVLPRLGGAADVRWFEAEPCYMYHTINAYEVGREIVLVGCRVRDPIPEQQDTSGGVARLDTIELVPHLYEWRFDLDTGETRERALDDLATEFPRINDTVQGTRARFTYNPRIARDSALKFDGLVKYDLAGGAFAPDRVVWDAPPGMFVGEAAFAPRAGGRGDREDDGWLVTFGSSARDDLSVCFVLDARDMREVARVDLPRRIPLGFHSMFCPGA; encoded by the coding sequence ATGGCGACCGCCCACCCCACAGGCTACCTCGAGGCCGAGCACACGCCCATCTCCGACGAGCTCGACGCCACCGACCTCCGCGTGCACGGCGAGCTCCCTCGGGAGCTCCGCGGCCTGTACGTGCGCAACTCTCCGAACCCGCAGTTCGCGCCGATAGGCAAGTATCACTGGTTCGACGGCGACGGGATGGTGCACGGCATCCGCTTCGAAGACGGCCGCGCGTCGTACATGAACCGCTGGGTGCGTACCCGCGGGTTCGAGGCCGAGCGCGAGGCGGGGAGGGCCCTCTGGACTGGCATCTTGGAGCCCCTCCGGCCCGAGGCCATGAGCCTCCCCGGCGGCCCGGTGAAGGACACCGCGAACACCGATCTCGTGTTTCACCGAGGCCGACTCCTGTCGCTCTGGTGGCTCTCGGGGACTCCCTACGAGCTCTCCACGCGCGATCTGTCCACGATAGGGCCCGAGCGCTTCGACGGGAAGCTCACCGGGGGCTTCGCCGCCCACCCCAAGGTGGACCCCCGCACGAACCAGCTCGTGTTCTTCGATCACTCCATGGTTCGGCGGCCGTATCTTCGGTATGGCGTCGTCTCGCCCGAGGGGGAGCTCGTGCGCTACGAGGCCATCCCCACGGAGTCGCCGCACATCTTGCATGACATGGCGATCACGGAGAACTACTCGATACTGCTCGATTTTCCTATGGGGTGGGACCCCGAGCGCCTGAAGGCGGGGAAGCGCAAGATCGCCTTCGATCGGGGCGGGCGGAGCCGCTTCGGCGTGCTCCCCCGGCTCGGCGGGGCCGCCGACGTCCGCTGGTTCGAGGCCGAGCCTTGTTACATGTATCACACCATCAACGCCTACGAGGTGGGCCGCGAGATCGTGCTCGTGGGCTGTCGGGTCCGCGACCCCATCCCGGAGCAACAGGACACTTCGGGGGGCGTCGCCCGACTCGACACGATCGAGCTCGTGCCCCATCTCTACGAGTGGCGGTTCGACCTCGACACCGGCGAGACCCGTGAGCGCGCGCTCGACGATCTCGCGACCGAGTTCCCGCGCATCAACGACACCGTCCAGGGCACTCGCGCGCGCTTCACCTACAACCCGCGGATCGCGCGCGACTCCGCGCTCAAGTTCGACGGTCTCGTGAAGTACGACCTCGCCGGCGGAGCGTTCGCGCCCGACCGCGTCGTGTGGGACGCGCCGCCCGGCATGTTCGTGGGCGAGGCGGCCTTCGCGCCGCGCGCGGGAGGCCGCGGTGACCGCGAGGACGACGGGTGGCTCGTCACGTTCGGGTCCAGCGCCCGCGACGATCTCTCGGTGTGCTTCGTGTTGGACGCCCGCGACATGCGCGAGGTGGCGCGGGTCGACCTGCCTCGGCGTATTCCGCTGGGGTTCCACTCGATGTTCTGCCCCGGCGCGTGA
- a CDS encoding DUF1588 domain-containing protein, with translation MNPQRRRGRAPSPSRQVLLCGVLAGALAAACDETSDTLLGGPPPAVEDPAVAAAGQQLAAGPAITRNLSNREYLNAASALLGERLPLDLQKSWTPTTQFSGFDAVPWSNLDTKAIRDITETVEALLDRALASPKVVTCAAATAAELAYDPCARSIVEPFARRAYGRPLAQAESTALAARYDQGIVLAKTSLTEPRAIFLDGLRSALGTVLLAPQFMTRIEAPPSPEFSGERDLDAYELASRLSFMFTASLPDDELWAKAVDGSLAKDPAVLRAQTERLLDTKTEAFVQSFMGQWFDFRAYEGAAAGTLEHTMWEESWRVMADVVREGLPVTALVRPGFTYLNQELAAHYSVDAKLSPTLTRVATMERGGVLQQGSWLTLSATPLKTSPIHRGRLVQDRLLCKAIPPPDSALFEQIKKAADAIPAGASVKERLESHRNAGPACAGCHEYMDPIGLGLEGFDMRGRLRNAYADTGKPVESASTLLGRPFARFDELNTMLADLPDYHRCVAEKLTVYSTRRIVDASANADKDLLYYLTLPVEGKPPSLRAMITRLVMSKAFRSVNHGAAK, from the coding sequence TTGAATCCCCAGAGACGACGCGGGCGAGCCCCGAGCCCATCGCGCCAGGTCCTGCTCTGCGGAGTGCTGGCCGGCGCTTTGGCGGCCGCGTGCGACGAGACCTCCGACACGCTCCTCGGCGGTCCGCCCCCCGCCGTCGAAGATCCGGCCGTGGCGGCCGCCGGTCAGCAGCTCGCGGCGGGCCCGGCGATCACGCGCAACCTGTCGAACCGCGAGTACCTGAACGCGGCCTCGGCGCTCCTCGGGGAGCGACTCCCCCTCGACCTCCAGAAGAGCTGGACCCCGACGACGCAGTTCTCGGGCTTCGACGCGGTGCCGTGGAGCAACCTCGACACGAAGGCGATCCGCGACATCACCGAGACGGTCGAGGCGCTCCTCGATCGCGCCTTGGCGTCCCCCAAGGTGGTCACGTGCGCGGCGGCCACCGCGGCCGAGCTCGCCTACGATCCGTGCGCGCGCTCGATCGTCGAGCCCTTCGCCCGCCGAGCCTACGGCAGGCCGCTCGCCCAAGCGGAGTCGACCGCGCTCGCCGCGCGCTACGACCAGGGGATCGTCCTCGCGAAGACCTCGCTCACCGAGCCGAGGGCGATCTTCCTCGACGGCCTGCGCTCCGCCCTCGGCACCGTGCTCCTCGCCCCGCAGTTCATGACGCGCATCGAGGCCCCGCCGAGCCCTGAGTTTTCGGGCGAGCGCGACCTCGACGCGTACGAGCTCGCGAGCCGCCTGTCGTTCATGTTCACGGCGTCGCTCCCCGACGACGAGCTGTGGGCCAAGGCGGTCGACGGGAGCCTCGCGAAGGACCCCGCCGTGCTCCGCGCGCAGACCGAGCGCCTCCTCGACACGAAGACCGAGGCCTTCGTCCAGAGCTTCATGGGCCAGTGGTTCGACTTCCGCGCCTACGAGGGCGCGGCGGCAGGCACCCTCGAGCACACCATGTGGGAGGAGAGCTGGCGCGTGATGGCCGACGTCGTCCGCGAGGGCCTGCCGGTGACCGCGCTCGTCCGGCCGGGCTTCACGTACCTGAACCAAGAGCTCGCCGCGCACTACAGCGTGGACGCCAAGCTGTCGCCTACGCTCACGCGGGTCGCCACGATGGAGCGCGGCGGCGTGCTCCAGCAGGGCAGCTGGCTCACCCTGAGCGCGACCCCGCTGAAGACGAGCCCGATCCACCGCGGGCGCCTCGTGCAAGATCGCCTGCTCTGCAAGGCGATCCCGCCGCCGGACTCCGCGCTCTTCGAGCAGATCAAGAAGGCCGCGGACGCCATCCCCGCGGGGGCCTCCGTGAAGGAGCGCCTCGAGAGCCACCGGAACGCGGGCCCCGCGTGCGCGGGCTGCCACGAGTACATGGACCCCATCGGCCTCGGGCTCGAGGGCTTCGACATGCGAGGGCGGCTCCGCAACGCGTACGCCGACACCGGCAAGCCCGTGGAGAGCGCGAGCACGCTGCTCGGGCGCCCGTTCGCGCGGTTCGACGAGCTCAACACCATGCTCGCCGACCTGCCGGACTACCACCGCTGCGTGGCCGAGAAGCTCACGGTCTACTCCACGCGCCGAATCGTCGACGCGAGCGCAAACGCGGACAAGGACCTTCTCTATTATTTGACCCTCCCGGTGGAGGGCAAGCCGCCGAGCCTCCGCGCGATGATCACGCGCCTCGTGATGAGCAAGGCGTTCCGCAGCGTGAACCACGGAGCCGCGAAGTGA
- a CDS encoding DUF1552 domain-containing protein, with product MTLKSRISRRNVLRGLGVCIALPLVESAREPLAHAQGMGPKKRFIGCFFGSGAPMPDANNGDWGYAGARGGALKPLADLGVAANVSVMRGFRAVNNFDVHWSGTAGFLSSTPVGTTSAANPSADPNYQRCAKSLDQLVADTDPKASIRSLHAGFSQVPSWDQGHDRAGSINYVNSIAWRDATSPISNILDPMAMFARVFGSSDKLSNEQAAYLLKRRKSILDGVLDQYKHHKSTLSAADKQRLDAYAQSIREVEGELASAASATTCVRPAAETAGEAYVRNFRTMHKLIIAAMQCNLTRSATVMYNDGIGPNRPTAAVAAEQHDSAHNNWANLIQINQIQVGLWGELIAGLKAAGLLRETVTILGSNMSDGRTHNSANVPLLVASENVANELKLGQEIYGTPTPAGVTDVNVNRNMSDLHVDLLKLYGVTVPSLGDGAYKSTGRPSGILV from the coding sequence GTGACCCTAAAATCCCGCATCTCCAGGCGCAATGTCCTCCGCGGTCTCGGCGTGTGCATCGCCCTCCCCCTCGTGGAGTCCGCCCGCGAGCCGCTCGCCCACGCGCAAGGGATGGGGCCGAAGAAGCGCTTCATCGGCTGCTTCTTCGGCAGCGGCGCGCCCATGCCCGACGCCAACAACGGCGACTGGGGCTACGCGGGCGCGCGGGGCGGCGCGCTGAAGCCGCTCGCCGATCTCGGGGTCGCGGCCAACGTCTCGGTGATGCGCGGCTTCCGCGCCGTGAACAACTTCGACGTGCACTGGTCGGGCACCGCGGGCTTCCTCTCGTCCACGCCGGTCGGCACGACGAGCGCCGCGAACCCGAGCGCCGATCCCAACTACCAGCGCTGCGCGAAGTCGCTCGACCAGCTCGTGGCGGACACCGATCCCAAGGCCTCGATCCGCAGCCTCCACGCGGGCTTCAGCCAGGTGCCGAGCTGGGACCAGGGCCACGACCGCGCCGGCTCCATCAACTACGTGAACTCGATCGCGTGGCGCGACGCGACGAGCCCCATCTCGAACATCCTCGACCCCATGGCGATGTTCGCGCGGGTCTTCGGCTCGAGCGACAAGCTCTCGAACGAGCAGGCCGCGTACCTCTTGAAGCGCCGAAAGAGCATCCTCGACGGCGTGCTCGATCAGTACAAGCACCACAAGTCGACCCTCTCCGCGGCCGACAAGCAGCGGCTCGACGCGTACGCGCAGAGCATCCGCGAGGTCGAGGGCGAGCTCGCGAGCGCCGCGAGCGCGACCACGTGCGTGCGGCCGGCCGCCGAGACCGCGGGCGAGGCCTACGTGCGGAACTTCCGCACGATGCACAAGCTCATCATCGCGGCGATGCAGTGCAACCTGACCCGCTCCGCGACCGTCATGTACAACGACGGCATCGGCCCGAACCGCCCCACGGCGGCCGTCGCGGCCGAGCAGCACGACTCGGCGCACAACAACTGGGCGAACCTCATCCAGATAAACCAGATCCAGGTCGGGCTCTGGGGCGAGCTCATCGCGGGGCTCAAGGCGGCGGGGCTCCTCCGCGAGACCGTGACGATCCTCGGGAGCAACATGTCCGACGGTCGCACGCACAACTCCGCGAACGTCCCGCTGCTGGTCGCGAGCGAGAACGTGGCGAACGAGCTGAAGCTCGGCCAGGAGATCTACGGCACGCCCACGCCAGCCGGCGTGACCGACGTGAACGTCAACAGAAATATGTCTGATCTACACGTCGACCTCCTGAAGCTCTACGGCGTCACCGTGCCGAGCCTCGGGGACGGCGCCTACAAGAGCACCGGCAGGCCCTCTGGGATCCTCGTCTAG